The following proteins come from a genomic window of Sphingobium cloacae:
- a CDS encoding autotransporter assembly complex protein TamA, with amino-acid sequence MGHAIGMAMIAAWPPCLMAQTTPPAPSSANPEQPASEPEKPILPDDQFEQRLPPLGEGQPESGAPLPSIDSWLDQQMPQSAEVPEELPPATEPPADTELAQPLPPLDSVTVPEQVAQSVPDEKLPPVHYAVSVEGFEDTGLEDQFREASALVDGKGKADTAAMVQARAQEDEALAVRLLQSEGYYDGTALASLDQAGDGTLRAVVSVTPGKRYRIGEIVINAGPTVPPGLVRDSLPLKTGDYIVATRVEGSEANVALKLPENGYPFVKVGDRDILLDPETVTGDYTLPVETGPRGSFRGITTSGDKQAFGADHMTVISRFKPGELYDSRKVDDLRKALVATGLFSSIAVDPVQTGEPGPDGTEYVDLHVEQEAGPPRTLAGEVGYGTGQGFRAEGTWTHRNMFPPEGALIGGVIAGTQEQGVSGTFRRSNAGKRDRTFQAGVNVNHQKYDAYEAFTLGLNASISRQSTPIFQKRWTYAYGVEVLLSNEKTTVDESTGDAKRLTYFIGALPMQLGYDRSDDLLNPTKGVRANLRLSPEASLQGNVSPYVRATFDLSGYYPVSDSLVIAARTRVGTITGAARDDIAPSRRIYAGGGGSVRGFGYQELGPKDANNDPIGGRSVNEFAVEGRYRFGNYGVVAFVDAGQVYESSMPKFSDIRYGVGIGGRFYTNFGPFRADIAMPIDRQPGESKFTLYIGIGQAF; translated from the coding sequence ATGGGACATGCCATCGGCATGGCTATGATCGCGGCGTGGCCGCCCTGCCTGATGGCGCAGACGACGCCGCCCGCACCTTCCTCCGCCAACCCGGAACAGCCCGCCTCCGAACCGGAAAAGCCGATCCTGCCCGACGACCAGTTCGAGCAGCGCCTGCCCCCTCTGGGCGAAGGACAGCCGGAGAGCGGCGCGCCGCTGCCGTCCATCGATAGCTGGCTGGACCAGCAGATGCCGCAGAGCGCCGAGGTCCCGGAGGAATTGCCACCCGCCACCGAACCGCCCGCCGATACGGAGCTGGCCCAGCCGCTGCCGCCGCTGGACAGCGTGACGGTGCCCGAGCAGGTCGCGCAAAGCGTGCCCGACGAGAAACTGCCGCCGGTCCATTATGCCGTGTCGGTGGAAGGGTTCGAGGATACCGGGCTGGAGGACCAGTTCCGCGAGGCGTCCGCCCTGGTCGACGGCAAGGGCAAGGCGGACACCGCCGCCATGGTGCAGGCCCGCGCGCAGGAGGATGAGGCGCTGGCTGTGCGGCTGCTCCAGTCGGAGGGCTATTATGACGGGACGGCCCTGGCCTCGCTGGACCAGGCGGGCGACGGCACGTTGCGCGCGGTCGTTTCGGTGACGCCGGGCAAACGCTACAGGATCGGCGAGATCGTCATCAACGCCGGACCGACCGTGCCGCCCGGCCTGGTCCGCGACAGCCTGCCGCTCAAGACGGGCGATTATATCGTGGCGACGCGGGTCGAGGGGTCGGAGGCGAATGTCGCGCTCAAGCTGCCGGAAAACGGCTATCCCTTCGTCAAGGTGGGGGACCGGGACATATTGCTCGATCCCGAAACGGTGACGGGGGATTATACGCTGCCGGTGGAGACGGGGCCGCGCGGTTCCTTCCGGGGCATCACCACCAGCGGGGACAAGCAGGCTTTCGGCGCGGACCATATGACGGTCATCAGCCGCTTCAAGCCAGGCGAACTGTATGACAGCCGCAAGGTGGACGACCTGCGCAAGGCGCTGGTGGCGACGGGACTGTTTTCCAGCATCGCGGTCGATCCGGTGCAGACGGGCGAACCGGGGCCGGACGGGACGGAATATGTCGACCTGCATGTCGAGCAGGAGGCCGGGCCGCCGCGCACATTGGCGGGCGAGGTCGGATATGGCACGGGTCAGGGCTTCCGCGCGGAAGGAACGTGGACGCATCGCAACATGTTCCCGCCCGAAGGCGCGCTGATCGGGGGCGTGATCGCGGGGACGCAGGAACAGGGCGTGTCGGGCACCTTCCGCCGGTCCAACGCGGGCAAGCGCGACCGGACCTTCCAGGCGGGCGTCAACGTCAACCACCAGAAATATGATGCCTATGAAGCGTTCACGCTGGGCCTCAACGCCAGCATTTCGCGCCAGTCGACGCCGATCTTCCAGAAGCGCTGGACCTATGCCTATGGCGTCGAGGTGCTGCTTTCGAACGAAAAGACCACCGTCGACGAAAGCACCGGCGACGCCAAGCGGCTGACCTATTTCATCGGGGCGCTGCCGATGCAGTTGGGTTATGACCGGTCCGACGATCTGCTCAATCCGACCAAGGGGGTGCGCGCCAATCTGCGGCTGTCGCCGGAAGCGTCCCTGCAAGGCAATGTGTCGCCCTATGTGCGGGCGACCTTCGATCTTTCGGGCTATTATCCGGTGTCCGACAGCCTCGTCATCGCGGCGCGTACGCGCGTTGGCACCATCACCGGCGCGGCGCGGGACGATATCGCGCCGTCGCGGCGCATCTATGCGGGCGGCGGCGGATCGGTGCGCGGCTTCGGCTATCAGGAACTGGGGCCGAAGGACGCGAACAACGATCCCATCGGCGGACGGTCCGTGAACGAGTTCGCGGTGGAGGGCCGCTATCGCTTCGGCAATTATGGCGTCGTCGCGTTCGTCGATGCGGGGCAGGTCTATGAAAGCTCCATGCCCAAATTCTCCGACATCCGTTATGGCGTGGGCATAGGCGGGCGCTTCTACACCAATTTCGGGCCGTTCCGCGCGGACATCGCCATGCCGATCGACCGGCAGCCGGGCGAGTCCAAGTTCACGCTCTATATCGGCATCGGGCAGGCATTCTGA
- a CDS encoding error-prone DNA polymerase — protein MSARPPDPPPFAELVAATHFSFLRGASHGEDMVRQAILLGLKGLGIADRNTVAGVVRAWSALRRIVADAQDAMLADKRAREGADAELTPGEKAACVPDMKLLTGARLVFADGTPDIVAYPATRRGWGELTKLLTVGNLRSVKGDCILKYDDLTAHLDDLLLIVLPWSTATEQTAHRKPVDYEHDERPSPEAVTQGHLSLLPPPPPADLEALLLRLSRLAPGRVWLGAALRRDGRDARRLADYRALSARTGAPLIATMDVLIATPADRPLQDVLTCIREGTTIAQAGRRLEANAERHLHAPAAIARLFRACPEAVAESVRFLDRVGFTLDQLRYEYPHEPVPEGWTAQQWLEELTFAAAHARYGPRIPARVRALLDEELGLIGSRNYAYYFLTVHDIVAFARMEGILCQGRGSAANSMVCFLLGVTSIDPAKHDLLFSRFVSEERGEPPDIDVDFEHERREEVMQYIYKRYGRHRAGIAATVIHYRARSAVREVAKVLGLSEDIAARLAGTVWGSYSSDMGEARIAEAGFAPGNPQIARLQAIVGQLLEKPFPRHLSQHVGGFVLTQNRLDETVPLHHAAMEDRTFIEWDKDDIDALGLMKVDVLALGMLTCIRKAFDLMRDQGLGHPKLTVDIESSDPAVYDMLCKGDSIGVFQVESRAQINMLPRLRPRDLYDLTIQVAIVRPGPIEGDMVHPYLRRRCGEEKVVYPYPSPEHGPKDELKQLLGKTCGVPLFQEQAMKLAITAAGFEPAEANQLRRAMATFRNVGTIHHFREKMIEGMAARGYDRDFAQRCFKQIEGFGSYGFPESHALSFARLVYVSAWIKCHHPAIFACALLNSQPMGFYAPAQIVRDAREHGVTVYDADVNMSGWDNALEPLLRSRDGAQGEGEGRALALRLGLRQIEGFREDWAERLAKARADGLFTGMEDLARRAGLPARALRLLADADACRSLGQDRRAALWEARRTPSDELPLFAAARTRDPAARELGEEPDAMLPAMPLSEHVATDYQVTRLSLKGHPMQFLRPIFAAEGVLSCAQVSAAKNGARVRVAGVVLVRQRPGKGNAVFITIEDETGITNALLWARLFEMQRRPVMASRLMLVEGEVQRSKEGVVHLMASRVHDRTAELDRLTSGHSAQPRARASSHPRNVRILPGSRDFH, from the coding sequence ATGAGCGCCCGTCCGCCCGATCCGCCGCCCTTCGCGGAACTGGTCGCCGCCACCCACTTCTCCTTCCTGCGCGGCGCATCCCATGGCGAGGATATGGTGCGGCAGGCGATCCTGCTGGGCCTCAAGGGGCTGGGCATAGCCGACCGCAACACGGTCGCGGGCGTGGTCCGCGCCTGGTCGGCGTTGCGGCGGATCGTGGCCGACGCGCAGGACGCCATGCTGGCGGACAAGCGGGCGCGGGAAGGTGCGGATGCCGAACTGACGCCCGGTGAAAAGGCCGCCTGCGTGCCCGACATGAAGCTGCTGACGGGCGCGCGGCTGGTCTTTGCCGACGGCACGCCCGACATCGTCGCCTATCCCGCGACGCGGCGGGGGTGGGGCGAACTCACCAAATTGCTGACGGTCGGCAATCTGCGCTCGGTCAAGGGCGACTGCATCCTGAAATATGACGATCTTACGGCCCATCTCGACGACCTGCTGCTGATCGTCCTGCCATGGTCCACCGCGACCGAGCAGACCGCCCACCGCAAGCCGGTGGACTATGAGCATGACGAACGCCCCTCCCCCGAAGCCGTGACGCAAGGTCATCTCAGCCTCCTTCCGCCCCCGCCGCCCGCCGATCTGGAAGCATTGCTCCTCCGTCTGTCCCGTCTCGCGCCGGGCCGGGTCTGGCTGGGCGCTGCGCTGCGCCGCGACGGCCGCGACGCGCGCAGGCTGGCGGATTATCGGGCGCTCTCCGCCCGCACCGGCGCGCCGCTCATCGCGACGATGGACGTGCTCATCGCCACGCCCGCCGATCGCCCGCTCCAGGATGTCCTCACCTGCATCCGCGAAGGCACGACCATCGCGCAGGCCGGGCGCAGGCTGGAGGCGAATGCGGAGCGCCATCTCCACGCCCCCGCCGCCATCGCCCGTCTGTTCCGCGCCTGCCCGGAGGCGGTGGCGGAAAGCGTCCGCTTCCTCGATCGCGTCGGTTTCACGCTCGACCAGCTTCGCTACGAATATCCGCATGAGCCGGTGCCCGAGGGATGGACCGCCCAGCAATGGCTGGAGGAACTCACCTTCGCCGCCGCCCATGCCCGCTACGGCCCGCGCATCCCGGCCAGGGTACGCGCGCTGCTGGATGAGGAACTCGGCCTCATCGGCAGTCGGAACTATGCCTATTATTTCCTGACCGTCCACGACATCGTCGCCTTCGCCCGGATGGAGGGCATATTATGTCAGGGGCGGGGGTCGGCGGCCAACTCCATGGTCTGCTTCCTGCTGGGCGTCACCTCCATCGACCCGGCCAAGCACGACCTGCTCTTCTCCCGCTTCGTGTCGGAGGAGCGGGGCGAACCGCCCGACATCGACGTCGATTTCGAGCATGAGCGGCGCGAGGAGGTGATGCAATATATCTACAAGCGTTACGGCCGCCACCGCGCCGGGATCGCCGCGACCGTCATCCATTACCGCGCCCGCAGCGCCGTGCGCGAAGTGGCGAAGGTGCTGGGCCTCAGCGAAGATATCGCCGCCCGCCTCGCCGGCACCGTCTGGGGCAGCTATTCCAGCGACATGGGCGAGGCGCGCATCGCGGAAGCCGGCTTCGCGCCCGGCAATCCGCAGATCGCGCGGTTGCAGGCGATCGTCGGCCAGTTGCTCGAAAAGCCTTTCCCCCGGCATCTTTCCCAGCATGTCGGGGGCTTCGTCCTGACGCAGAACCGCCTCGACGAAACCGTGCCGCTCCACCATGCCGCGATGGAGGACCGCACCTTCATCGAATGGGACAAGGACGACATCGACGCGCTCGGCCTCATGAAAGTCGATGTGCTGGCGCTCGGAATGCTGACCTGCATCCGCAAGGCGTTCGACCTGATGCGCGATCAGGGATTGGGCCATCCGAAGCTCACCGTCGACATCGAGTCCAGCGACCCCGCCGTCTACGACATGCTGTGCAAGGGCGACAGCATCGGCGTGTTCCAGGTGGAAAGCCGCGCCCAGATCAACATGCTGCCCCGCCTGCGCCCGCGCGATCTCTACGACCTCACCATACAGGTCGCCATCGTGCGCCCCGGCCCCATAGAGGGCGATATGGTCCACCCCTATCTGCGCCGCCGCTGCGGGGAGGAAAAGGTGGTGTATCCCTATCCTTCGCCGGAGCATGGACCGAAGGACGAACTGAAACAGCTATTGGGCAAGACCTGCGGCGTCCCGCTCTTTCAGGAGCAGGCGATGAAGCTCGCCATCACCGCCGCGGGCTTCGAACCGGCCGAAGCGAACCAGCTTCGCCGCGCCATGGCGACCTTCCGCAATGTCGGCACCATCCATCATTTCCGCGAAAAGATGATCGAGGGCATGGCGGCGCGCGGCTATGATCGCGACTTCGCGCAGCGCTGCTTCAAGCAGATCGAGGGGTTCGGTAGCTACGGTTTCCCCGAAAGCCACGCCTTGTCCTTCGCCCGGCTCGTCTATGTGTCGGCCTGGATCAAATGCCATCATCCGGCGATCTTCGCCTGCGCATTGCTCAATTCGCAGCCCATGGGTTTCTACGCCCCCGCGCAGATCGTCCGCGACGCGCGGGAGCATGGCGTCACCGTATACGATGCCGATGTGAACATGAGCGGCTGGGACAATGCGCTCGAACCGCTGCTGCGATCCCGCGACGGTGCGCAGGGCGAAGGGGAAGGAAGGGCGCTCGCCCTGCGCCTCGGCCTGCGGCAGATCGAGGGTTTCCGCGAGGATTGGGCAGAGCGATTGGCAAAGGCGCGCGCCGATGGCCTGTTCACCGGCATGGAGGATCTCGCCCGCCGCGCAGGCCTGCCCGCCCGCGCCCTGCGCCTGCTGGCCGATGCCGACGCCTGCCGCTCGCTGGGGCAGGACCGCCGCGCCGCCTTGTGGGAAGCGCGCCGCACCCCGTCCGACGAACTGCCCCTGTTCGCCGCCGCCCGGACCCGCGATCCCGCCGCCCGCGAACTGGGCGAGGAACCGGACGCGATGCTGCCCGCCATGCCGCTGTCGGAACATGTCGCGACCGACTATCAGGTGACGCGCCTGTCCCTGAAAGGCCATCCCATGCAATTCCTCCGCCCCATATTCGCGGCGGAAGGCGTCCTCAGTTGCGCGCAGGTCAGCGCCGCGAAGAACGGCGCGCGAGTCCGCGTCGCCGGTGTCGTGCTGGTGCGCCAGCGCCCCGGCAAGGGCAATGCCGTCTTCATCACCATCGAGGATGAGACGGGCATCACCAACGCCCTGCTCTGGGCGCGTCTCTTCGAAATGCAGCGCCGCCCGGTCATGGCGTCCCGCCTGATGCTGGTGGAAGGGGAAGTGCAGCGCAGCAAGGAAGGCGTCGTCCACCTGATGGCGTCCCGCGTCCACGACCGCACCGCCGAACTCGACCGCCTGACCAGCGGCCACAGCGCCCAACCCCGCGCCCGCGCCTCCAGCCATCCCCGCAACGTCCGCATCCTCCCCGGCTCGCGGGACTTTCATTGA
- a CDS encoding alpha/beta fold hydrolase, with protein MTTNLFLPGAGGSASFWKPVAEDARLDGVFFSWPGLGDEPADPDVNGFDDLVSMVRKHMDGPVNIIAQSMGGLIAIRLALACPEKVRRLVLAVTSGGVPVANLGGSDWRPDYFAIYPRAAPWIAEPTEDLSASLPSILAPTLLLWGDADPISPPAVGKRLSALLPHVRFRILPGADHDLARTHVSTVASEIAHHLAIPLPTTPG; from the coding sequence GTGACGACAAACCTCTTTCTTCCCGGCGCGGGGGGCAGTGCGTCCTTCTGGAAGCCGGTGGCTGAGGATGCTCGGCTGGACGGCGTCTTTTTCTCCTGGCCCGGTCTTGGCGACGAACCGGCTGACCCGGATGTGAACGGCTTCGACGACCTTGTTTCCATGGTGCGGAAACATATGGACGGGCCGGTCAACATCATCGCGCAGTCCATGGGTGGCCTGATCGCGATCAGGTTGGCGCTCGCCTGTCCGGAAAAGGTCAGGCGGCTGGTGCTCGCCGTCACTTCCGGTGGCGTGCCGGTGGCCAATCTGGGCGGGTCGGATTGGCGACCGGACTATTTCGCCATCTATCCCCGCGCCGCACCGTGGATTGCCGAGCCGACGGAGGATTTATCGGCAAGCCTGCCGTCCATCCTTGCACCGACGCTTCTGCTCTGGGGCGATGCCGATCCTATCAGTCCTCCCGCTGTGGGAAAGCGGTTGTCGGCATTGCTGCCCCATGTCCGATTTCGCATCCTTCCCGGCGCGGATCATGATCTGGCGCGGACCCATGTGTCCACGGTCGCCAGCGAGATCGCGCATCATCTGGCCATTCCCCTGCCGACCACTCCCGGGTGA
- a CDS encoding translocation/assembly module TamB domain-containing protein, with amino-acid sequence MADDTPPPPRAGRPLWAKIAIGAAGLVVALAVLVVGLLLFLNTQPGKKFLIRQIAALEMESGMKIEVGRIDGSIYSDMTIRDLVLRDPKGVFAVSPEVHVVWSPFRYIHNHISVRLLESPLVVLARSPQFNVTESDPNAPILPDLDIDVDRMKLARFILAKPVIGQKREIAIDGVTHIADGRAQLSANAVVDSGDRLQASLDAVPAQNRLAMKGTLTAPKGGVIAAMAGLTDGMTATLDGKGTWQAWDGRLVATSPKGELANIALAARDGNFTAKGPVRPGLVFAGTVDRLTAPALDVDLFAGLNERRVNLKGSLRSPALAATAQGLIDLGKSRFSALKIDAALLTPGAIMEKVRGKDVRATVILDGPMATPFVDYDITAAMLAFDATGIEGLKAGGRAVIDADRIRIPVNATARRVTGLNAAAGGLLENLRVKGDFAYAGGKLISDNLKINSNRIDATAIVLADLDNALYRGALKGRVNDYKVDGVGIVNLTTDMELVPGPKGGFGLSGKFGVRTARWENASVRDFLGGNAVASGRIGMTPEGKFTLAGLKGAAPNFQILSGSGSYDTDGAIAFDAAASSKQYGPLALTVRGTMERPQAVLRAARPNVGVQLHDVVAKLNGEAAGYRLEATGGSDYGPFFANVLIRTAQGPLTIDISKARFAGVDMAGTLRQTPAGPFAGQLSMNGSGINGALRLAAVGKAQGIDVNATASNAKLPGEANVVIGRAIVTGSMVMGDQPRILGDVQMANAAYGDYVVRKARAKIDYQGGRGRAQLVADGSSGVPFSIAVNAALRPTLYAVAVQGKASNVDFRLDKPAIIRIEQGGYRLEPATLVLPQGRVDLAGRFGDSTALQARFKDFDLAIANMFSPGIGVGGRATGTLDYAQQGNAFPTATTRLAISDFRRSSLTAVSDPVAMNVEGKLSSAGGDMRGVIRSGNATLGRFVATLAPPGPGASWSEQLMAAPLGGGIRYAGPADVLFSFAGLADQRLDGPIAVAADFGGRVNAPRINGLVRANALTYENETFGTRVTQMRLDGRFTNDRLEIRDFSGRAGDGTVQASGTVGLAADSGFPMNIAVKMDRARLARSEQITSVVSGTLNITNSAANGGLIKGDLSLPETRYRVAWQGGTEIRQLQGVRRKGEGTDILDQRREARQATKPALWKLDIRVRADNEIYVTGMGLDSEWKTNMRITGTTANPRVVGKIEVIRGRYSFSGHQFELEQGVITFDGEMMNPTLAIRAETKIDAVTAGIGVTGTAQQPDIAFISNPTLPQDEILSRILFGSNVANLSATQAVQLAVALNGLRGGSGGLNPMGKLQGASGLDRIGIVGGDEATGRGTSLAVGQHISNNVYVEVITDPKGFTATQLEIALSKTLSLLSKTGTNAGSSANLRYSKDY; translated from the coding sequence ATGGCGGACGATACTCCCCCTCCCCCGCGCGCCGGACGCCCGCTCTGGGCCAAGATCGCCATCGGCGCGGCGGGCCTTGTCGTCGCGCTGGCGGTGCTGGTCGTCGGGCTGCTGCTGTTTCTCAACACGCAGCCGGGCAAGAAATTCCTGATCCGCCAGATCGCCGCGCTCGAAATGGAATCGGGCATGAAGATCGAGGTCGGGCGGATCGACGGGTCGATCTACAGCGACATGACGATCCGCGACCTCGTGCTGCGCGATCCCAAGGGCGTGTTCGCGGTCAGCCCGGAAGTGCATGTGGTGTGGAGCCCGTTCCGCTACATCCACAACCATATCTCCGTGCGGCTGCTGGAAAGCCCGCTGGTGGTGCTGGCGCGCAGCCCGCAGTTCAACGTGACGGAAAGCGACCCCAACGCGCCGATCCTGCCGGACCTCGACATCGACGTGGACCGGATGAAGCTCGCCCGCTTCATCCTCGCCAAGCCCGTCATCGGGCAGAAGCGGGAGATCGCCATCGATGGCGTGACCCATATCGCGGACGGACGGGCGCAGCTTTCGGCCAATGCGGTAGTGGACAGCGGCGACCGCCTGCAGGCGAGCCTCGACGCGGTGCCCGCGCAGAATCGCCTCGCCATGAAGGGCACGCTGACCGCGCCCAAGGGCGGCGTGATCGCGGCGATGGCGGGCCTGACCGACGGCATGACCGCGACGCTGGACGGCAAGGGCACGTGGCAGGCATGGGACGGGCGGCTGGTCGCGACATCGCCCAAGGGCGAACTGGCGAATATCGCTCTGGCGGCGCGGGACGGGAATTTCACCGCCAAGGGCCCGGTGCGGCCCGGCCTCGTCTTTGCCGGGACGGTGGACCGGCTGACCGCGCCCGCGCTGGACGTGGACCTGTTCGCGGGGCTGAACGAACGGCGCGTGAACCTGAAAGGCAGCCTGCGTTCGCCCGCGCTGGCGGCGACCGCGCAGGGCTTGATCGACCTCGGCAAGAGCCGGTTCAGCGCGCTCAAGATCGACGCCGCGCTGCTGACGCCCGGCGCGATCATGGAGAAGGTGCGGGGCAAGGACGTGCGCGCCACCGTCATCCTCGACGGGCCGATGGCGACGCCCTTCGTCGATTATGACATCACGGCGGCGATGCTGGCCTTCGACGCGACGGGCATCGAAGGGTTGAAGGCGGGCGGGCGGGCGGTGATCGACGCCGACCGCATCCGCATCCCCGTCAATGCGACGGCGCGGCGGGTGACGGGGCTGAATGCCGCCGCCGGGGGCCTGCTCGAAAATCTGCGGGTGAAGGGCGATTTCGCCTATGCGGGCGGGAAACTCATCAGCGACAACCTCAAGATCAACAGCAACCGGATCGACGCCACCGCCATCGTCCTGGCGGACCTCGACAACGCCCTTTATCGCGGGGCGCTGAAGGGCCGGGTCAACGATTACAAGGTCGATGGCGTCGGCATCGTGAACCTGACCACCGACATGGAACTGGTGCCCGGCCCGAAGGGCGGCTTCGGCCTGTCGGGCAAGTTCGGCGTCAGGACGGCGCGCTGGGAAAATGCGTCGGTGCGCGACTTCCTGGGCGGCAATGCGGTGGCGAGCGGGCGCATCGGGATGACGCCGGAAGGCAAGTTCACGCTGGCGGGCCTCAAAGGCGCGGCGCCCAATTTCCAGATCCTTTCCGGATCGGGCAGCTATGACACCGACGGCGCCATCGCCTTCGACGCGGCGGCGTCATCGAAGCAATATGGGCCGCTGGCGCTGACGGTGCGCGGCACGATGGAGCGGCCGCAAGCGGTGCTGCGCGCCGCGCGGCCCAATGTCGGCGTGCAACTGCATGACGTGGTGGCGAAGCTGAACGGCGAGGCGGCGGGATACCGGCTGGAGGCGACGGGCGGGTCGGATTATGGGCCCTTCTTCGCCAATGTGCTGATCCGCACGGCGCAGGGACCGCTTACCATCGACATCAGCAAGGCGCGCTTTGCGGGCGTGGACATGGCGGGGACGCTGCGCCAGACGCCCGCCGGACCGTTTGCGGGCCAGCTTTCGATGAACGGTTCCGGCATCAACGGCGCGCTGCGGCTGGCGGCGGTCGGCAAGGCGCAGGGCATCGATGTGAACGCGACCGCCAGCAATGCGAAGCTGCCGGGCGAGGCGAACGTGGTGATCGGGCGGGCGATCGTGACCGGCTCCATGGTGATGGGCGACCAGCCCCGCATCCTGGGCGACGTGCAGATGGCGAACGCGGCCTATGGCGATTATGTGGTGCGCAAAGCGCGCGCGAAGATCGACTATCAGGGCGGACGCGGACGGGCGCAGCTTGTCGCCGACGGGTCGAGCGGCGTGCCCTTCTCCATCGCGGTCAACGCGGCGTTGCGCCCGACGCTCTATGCGGTGGCGGTGCAGGGCAAGGCGAGCAATGTCGACTTCCGGCTGGACAAGCCCGCGATCATCCGCATCGAACAAGGCGGATACAGGCTGGAGCCCGCGACGCTGGTGCTGCCGCAGGGGCGGGTCGATCTGGCGGGCCGCTTTGGCGACAGCACGGCCTTGCAGGCGCGGTTCAAGGATTTCGACCTCGCCATCGCCAATATGTTCAGCCCCGGCATCGGCGTCGGCGGGCGCGCGACGGGGACGCTGGATTATGCGCAGCAGGGCAATGCCTTCCCCACCGCGACCACGCGCCTCGCTATCAGCGACTTCCGCCGGTCGAGCCTGACCGCCGTGTCCGATCCGGTGGCGATGAATGTCGAGGGCAAGCTGTCTTCGGCGGGCGGCGACATGCGCGGGGTGATCCGCAGCGGCAATGCGACGCTGGGCCGCTTCGTCGCGACGCTGGCGCCGCCGGGACCGGGCGCAAGCTGGTCCGAGCAGTTGATGGCCGCGCCGCTGGGCGGAGGCATTCGCTATGCCGGGCCCGCGGACGTGCTGTTCTCCTTCGCCGGCCTCGCCGATCAGCGGCTGGACGGGCCGATCGCGGTCGCGGCGGACTTTGGCGGGCGGGTGAATGCGCCGCGCATCAACGGCCTCGTCCGCGCCAATGCGCTGACCTATGAGAATGAGACGTTCGGCACGCGTGTGACGCAGATGCGGCTGGACGGGCGCTTCACCAACGACCGGCTGGAAATCCGCGACTTTTCCGGCCGCGCGGGCGACGGCACGGTGCAGGCGAGCGGCACGGTCGGCCTGGCGGCGGACAGCGGTTTCCCGATGAACATCGCGGTCAAAATGGATCGGGCCCGCCTCGCCCGCAGCGAGCAGATCACCAGCGTGGTGAGCGGCACCCTCAACATCACCAACAGCGCGGCCAACGGCGGCCTTATCAAGGGCGACCTGTCGCTGCCGGAGACGCGCTATCGCGTGGCGTGGCAGGGCGGGACCGAAATCCGCCAGCTTCAGGGCGTGCGGCGCAAGGGCGAAGGCACCGACATCCTCGACCAGCGACGCGAGGCGCGGCAGGCAACCAAGCCCGCCTTGTGGAAGCTCGACATCCGGGTGCGCGCGGACAATGAGATCTATGTGACCGGCATGGGCCTCGATTCCGAATGGAAGACCAACATGCGGATCACCGGCACCACCGCCAATCCGCGCGTGGTCGGCAAGATCGAGGTGATCCGGGGCCGCTACAGCTTCTCGGGCCATCAGTTCGAACTGGAGCAGGGCGTCATCACCTTCGACGGGGAGATGATGAACCCGACGCTGGCGATCCGCGCGGAAACGAAGATCGACGCGGTGACGGCGGGCATCGGCGTCACCGGCACGGCGCAGCAGCCCGACATCGCCTTCATCTCCAACCCGACGCTGCCGCAGGATGAAATCCTCTCGCGCATCCTGTTCGGCAGCAATGTCGCGAACCTGTCGGCGACGCAGGCGGTGCAGTTGGCCGTGGCGCTGAACGGGCTGCGGGGCGGCAGCGGCGGCCTTAATCCCATGGGCAAGCTGCAAGGCGCTTCGGGTCTGGACCGCATCGGCATCGTCGGCGGGGACGAGGCGACGGGGCGCGGCACATCGCTGGCGGTCGGGCAGCATATCTCCAACAATGTCTATGTGGAGGTCATCACCGATCCCAAGGGCTTCACCGCCACGCAGCTGGAGATCGCGCTGTCCAAGACGCTGAGCCTGCTGTCCAAGACCGGGACCAATGCGGGATCGTCGGCGAACCTGCGCTATTCGAAGGATTATTGA